The Neovison vison isolate M4711 chromosome 10, ASM_NN_V1, whole genome shotgun sequence genome has a segment encoding these proteins:
- the TNNI1 gene encoding troponin I, slow skeletal muscle isoform X2 has protein sequence MLAKAKECWEQEHEEREAEKARYLAERIPTLQTRGLSLSALQDLCRDLHAKVEVVDEERYDIEAKCLHNTREIKDLKLKVLDLRGKFKRPPLRRVRVSADAMLRALLGSKHKVSMDLRANLKSVKKEDTEKERPVEVGDWRKNVEAMSGMEGRKKMFDAAKSPTSQ, from the exons atgctggccaAGGCCAAGGAGTGCTGGGAGCAGGAGCACGAGGAGCGGGAGGCGGAGAAGGCCCGCTACCTGGCTGAGCGCATCCCCACGCTGCAGACCCGCGGCCTGTCCCTCAGTGCCCTGCAG GACCTGTGCCGGGACCTGCATGCCAAGGTGGAGGTGGTGGATGAGGAGAGATATGACATTGAGGCCAAATGTCTCCACAACACCAGGGAG ATTAAGGACCTAAAGCTGAAGGTGCTGGACCTCCGTGGAAAATTCAAGCGTCCACCACTGCGTCGGGTCCGTGTCTCGGCTGACGCCATGCTCCGGGCCCTACTGGGCTCCAAGCACAAGGTGTCTATGGATCTGCGGGCCAACCTGAAGTCAGTAaagaaggaagacacagagaag GAGCGGCCTGTGGAGGTGGGTGACTGGAGGAAGAACGTGGAGGCCATGTCCGGGATGGAAGGCCGGAAGAAGATGTTTGACGCCGCCAAGTCTCCAACCTCACAGTAG
- the LAD1 gene encoding ladinin-1 has product MAGGRKDWSALSSLARQWTLEDEEEQERERRRRHRNLSSTTDDEAPKPAQNGDPPAARRLLSVEETEAPKPRTSVSKDEDEDIQALLRTRQERRQRRQAVEAARAPSPPETEEGRDGSGPGQAKQQPLMPKKEVEPPPPRRLSRERRGPWAREEESLAAQESEGGKKEISEKPVVSEKPPAPGKTLVLGKRLVSEETSISGKALGPEKTSVSEKRAVSEKSILEKTSVSEKLPPPRKTSDSERRTVSEKASLFEKSLVSEKTPATETKLAPERAAAPRQPQAGEQPASGGSQPTSTTGQSGKALPEKTPPSSAKLREQGAPASPAATSRLPPITLQVKIPSNEEELDTLSPTQATYSSSLKRSSPRTISFRMSPRKDNSETTLTRSASMRLPAGTVKLGEKLERYHTAIQRSEAVRCPGSSRTEFFVAPMGVASKRHLFEKELVGQSRAEPASSRKENLRLSGVVTSKLNLWISRTQESGDQDPQDPRKESVATKRTQWGKKGDSSLDVEV; this is encoded by the exons ATGGCTGGCGGCAGGAAGGACTGGTCCGCGCTGTCCAG CCTGGCCAGGCAGTGGACCCTCGAGGATGAGGAGGAGCAGGAGCGCGAGCGCCGGCGGCGACACCGGAACCTGAGCTCCACCACGGACGACGAGGCTCCCAAGCCCGCCCAGAATGGAGACCCGCCGGCTGCCCGGAG ACTGCTGAGCGTGGAGGAAACAGAGGCGCCCAAGCCACGAACCTCAGTCTCCAAAGATGAGGATGAGGACATCCAGGCCCTCCTCAGGACCCGGCAGGAGCGGAGGCAGAGGCGGCAGGCGGTGGAGGCTGCGCGGGCCCCCAGCCCGCCggagacagaggagggaagggatggCTCTGGCCCAGGGCAGGCCAAGCAGCAGCCTCTCATGCCCAAGAAGGAGGTGGAGCCGCCGCCTCCACGGAGACTGAGCCGGGAGCGGCGCGGCCCCTGGGCCAGGGAGGAAGAGAGCTTGGCGGCCCAAGAGTCCGAAGGTGGGAAGAAGGAGATCTCAGAGAAGCCTGTGGTCTCAGAGAAGCCCCCCGCTCCAGGGAAGACATTAGTACTTGGAAAGAGACTGGTCTCGGAGGAAACCTCCATCTCAGGGAAGGCCTTGGGCCCTGAGAAAACATCTGTGTCAGAGAAAAGAGCCGTCTCAGAGAAGTCAATTCTAGAAAAAACAAGTGTGTCGGAGAAGCTGCCACCCCCCAGGAAGACATCAGACTCAGAAAGGAGAACAGTTTCTGAGAAAGCATCGCTCTTCGAGAAGTCTCTGGTGTCAGAGAAGACCCCGGCCACCGAGACAAAGCTGGCCCCAGAGAGGGCGGCCGCCCCACGGCAGCCTCAGGCAGGGGAGCAGCCGGCCTCTGGGGGAAGCCAGCCCACCTCCACCACAGGGCAGAGTGGAAAGGCCCTCCCTGAGAAGACCCCCCCGTCCTCGGCCAAGCTGAGGGAGCAGGGGGCGCCGGCTTCTCCGGCTGCGACTTCCCGCCTCCCGCCCATCACGTTGCAG GTGAAAATCCCCAGCAATGAGGAAGAGCTGGACACACTTTCACCCACCCAGGCCACCTACAGCAGCTCCCTCAAACGCTCCAGCCCCAGGACCATCTCCTTTCGG atgAGCCCCAGGAAAGACAACTCAGAAACAACCTTAACCCGCAG CGCCAGCATGAGGCTCCCCGCTGGCACAGTCAAGTTAGGGGAGAAGCTGGAGCGATACCACACAGCGATCCAG AGATCGGAAGCCGTCAGGTGTCCCGGCTCGTCCCGCACTGAGTTCTTTGTGGCTCCCATGGGCGTAGCTAGCAAGCGCCACCTCTTTGAGAAGGAGCTGGTGGGCCAGAGCCGAGCAGAACCAGCCTCCAGCCGGAAG GAAAACTTGAGGCTCTCCGGGGTTGTGACATCCAAGCTCAACCTGTGGATCAGCAGGACCCAGGAGTCTGGAGATCAGGACCCGCAG GATCCACGGAAAGAGTCGGTGGCCACCAAGAGGacccagtggggaaaaaaaggagactcCTCCCTGGATGtcgag GTGTGA
- the TNNI1 gene encoding troponin I, slow skeletal muscle isoform X1 — MPEVERKSKITASRKLLLKSLMLAKAKECWEQEHEEREAEKARYLAERIPTLQTRGLSLSALQDLCRDLHAKVEVVDEERYDIEAKCLHNTREIKDLKLKVLDLRGKFKRPPLRRVRVSADAMLRALLGSKHKVSMDLRANLKSVKKEDTEKERPVEVGDWRKNVEAMSGMEGRKKMFDAAKSPTSQ, encoded by the exons ATGCCTGAAGT CGAG AGAAAGTCCAAGATCACGGCCTCACGCAAGCTCTTGCTGAAG agcctgatgctggccaAGGCCAAGGAGTGCTGGGAGCAGGAGCACGAGGAGCGGGAGGCGGAGAAGGCCCGCTACCTGGCTGAGCGCATCCCCACGCTGCAGACCCGCGGCCTGTCCCTCAGTGCCCTGCAG GACCTGTGCCGGGACCTGCATGCCAAGGTGGAGGTGGTGGATGAGGAGAGATATGACATTGAGGCCAAATGTCTCCACAACACCAGGGAG ATTAAGGACCTAAAGCTGAAGGTGCTGGACCTCCGTGGAAAATTCAAGCGTCCACCACTGCGTCGGGTCCGTGTCTCGGCTGACGCCATGCTCCGGGCCCTACTGGGCTCCAAGCACAAGGTGTCTATGGATCTGCGGGCCAACCTGAAGTCAGTAaagaaggaagacacagagaag GAGCGGCCTGTGGAGGTGGGTGACTGGAGGAAGAACGTGGAGGCCATGTCCGGGATGGAAGGCCGGAAGAAGATGTTTGACGCCGCCAAGTCTCCAACCTCACAGTAG